The following proteins come from a genomic window of Candidatus Neomarinimicrobiota bacterium:
- a CDS encoding PhoH family protein → MTIAKSNSEKRLPIREVNPVELLGANDNNLKLIENQLEVSLYVRGDELIVRGDQVKLELVETIVLEMMAVLNRKKSLDKDDVLTIIQLSQSGQSSLGETGLDSVVLFTRSEVIKPRTPGQERYFAAAVSSDMVFGLGPAGTGKTYMAVAFAVSALKNREVKKIILTRPAVEAGERLGFLPGDLREKVDPYLAPLYDALFDMMPHDKVHILMDQKTIEIVPLAYMRGRTLDNAFIILDEAQNTTTMQMKMFLTRMGVNSKIIITGDPTQIDLPRHEESGLLQVVKILRGVEGISFVEFDENDIVRHKLVKRIIAAYDQSNEKNSDCTETPSQ, encoded by the coding sequence TTGACAATTGCTAAATCTAACTCTGAAAAACGCCTGCCAATCCGGGAGGTTAACCCCGTTGAATTACTCGGCGCAAACGATAACAACCTAAAATTAATCGAAAATCAGCTGGAAGTTTCACTCTATGTCCGTGGTGATGAACTCATTGTACGCGGTGATCAGGTTAAGCTTGAGCTAGTTGAAACAATTGTCCTGGAAATGATGGCAGTTCTGAATCGAAAGAAATCTCTCGATAAAGATGATGTGTTGACCATTATTCAGCTTAGTCAAAGTGGCCAATCATCACTGGGTGAAACCGGTCTTGATTCAGTAGTCCTTTTTACCCGTTCTGAAGTGATTAAACCACGGACTCCTGGACAGGAACGTTACTTTGCTGCAGCAGTAAGCAGTGATATGGTTTTTGGCCTGGGACCTGCCGGTACGGGAAAAACCTATATGGCGGTTGCTTTTGCCGTTTCAGCTCTCAAGAATCGCGAGGTCAAGAAGATCATTCTAACGCGTCCTGCTGTAGAGGCTGGTGAGCGCCTCGGTTTTCTTCCCGGAGATCTGCGTGAGAAGGTCGATCCATATCTGGCACCGTTATATGATGCCCTATTCGATATGATGCCCCATGATAAAGTGCATATTCTCATGGATCAAAAGACTATTGAGATCGTCCCGCTGGCCTATATGCGAGGACGCACCCTGGATAATGCGTTTATCATTCTGGATGAAGCTCAAAATACCACGACCATGCAAATGAAAATGTTCCTGACCAGAATGGGTGTGAATTCCAAGATCATCATAACCGGAGATCCTACCCAGATCGATCTGCCAAGACATGAAGAATCCGGTCTATTACAGGTGGTGAAAATTCTGAGAGGTGTCGAGGGTATTTCTTTCGTTGAATTCGATGAGAACGATATTGTAAGACATAAACTGGTCAAACGCATCATTGCGGCCTATGATCAGTCCAACGAAAAAAATAGCGATTGCACTGAAACGCCCTCCCAATAA
- a CDS encoding two-component regulator propeller domain-containing protein, with product MFLYRLLLLLVISITCYTQENPLKFDHLTVEDGLSQGAVHAIYEDSKGFMWFGTRFGLNRYDGYQFKYFNHDPIDSTSLPGYRVLTLLEDHETILWVGTENGGLAKYNRDTERFNNFSHDRSDTSSLSSNQVTCLFEDSDQMLWIGTQNGLNRFNSDRQRFTRYYHIEGDDASLPANHVSAISEISPGTLLIGMGNGSVAAFDRQSHQFTNIKNEEFWPSNSSARVIESILKDREHDYVWVSRFTYGLTKFNLNDGTVNHYDPANYPDRISTDYIFSISQDQTGKLWMATVGGVTVFDPLTEQFTYHRNDDTNPTSINDKIILSVFIDKQGLVWAGSESKGISIYKPNQIRFEQFNHESGNTQGPSGNGVYSFDEDETGDIWFTTLPGGTNRYDPVSGDFRYYQSDDSKRGVWSMTYAMQVMIDQFGMVWIGTAVAGLSQVDPQSGQRLHLYHNSKRPNSLSGHSVHALLESSKGTIWVGTQDNGLNRFNREANNFSIYQHDPGDSSSISGNCIMALLEDQDSVLWIGTTQGGLNRYDPETESFTAYKHSPNNSNSPGSNSVLALYEDTHNNLWIGTRGGGLNKLDPTRKQFSILDLGFENTDIIIYSIQEDDHGFLWLSTNDGLMKADPEKGFLNRYTRDDGLQGNEFLYGSSLRDKKGFMYFGGANGFNRFHPDSILNNPHIPPVVITDFKINYVDVPIGEMSDGRRILTRSITETQAITIGHQDKTISFTYAALDFSDPQRNRYAYKLDNFNEDWIQAGSDNDITYTSLEPGDYVFHVKASNNDGLWNEAGVSLAITVLPPFWETWWFRLLTSLILILMVFVYVRLRIKRVEAEKRKLQKLVKERTAELKVEIEERQKVETEKMQLKVDHLKRELVSKSICATEKQEIMNNLFKELKDIQKMDANEMRKRFNGVVRYFKNLFISDQDWDEFEKWFTEVHPDFFENLRQNHSELSQREVKVCALLRLNLSSKEIANLLNVQLNTVEIYRHRIRKKIGLTQKVNLSHYFAEF from the coding sequence TTGTTTTTATATCGTTTATTACTTTTGCTAGTTATATCTATCACTTGCTACACTCAGGAAAACCCTCTAAAATTTGACCATCTCACCGTCGAAGATGGGCTCTCCCAAGGTGCAGTTCATGCTATCTATGAAGATTCCAAGGGCTTTATGTGGTTTGGAACCCGCTTTGGCTTAAATCGCTATGATGGTTATCAATTCAAATATTTTAATCATGATCCCATAGATTCAACCAGCTTGCCTGGTTACAGGGTTCTGACACTTCTAGAAGATCATGAAACCATCCTATGGGTCGGCACTGAGAATGGTGGACTAGCAAAATACAATAGGGATACCGAGCGCTTTAATAATTTTAGTCATGATCGCTCAGATACCAGTAGCTTAAGTAGCAACCAGGTCACCTGTCTCTTCGAAGATTCTGACCAAATGCTATGGATCGGCACCCAGAATGGTTTGAATCGTTTTAATAGTGATCGCCAGAGGTTTACTCGGTATTACCACATCGAGGGTGATGATGCCAGCCTCCCTGCAAACCATGTCTCAGCTATATCTGAAATATCCCCAGGTACATTACTAATAGGTATGGGTAATGGATCTGTAGCCGCATTTGATCGACAATCACACCAGTTTACCAATATCAAGAATGAAGAATTCTGGCCTTCTAATTCAAGTGCCAGAGTGATAGAATCCATTCTAAAGGATAGGGAGCATGATTATGTCTGGGTATCTAGATTTACCTATGGCTTGACAAAATTTAATTTGAACGATGGGACCGTGAATCATTATGACCCCGCTAATTACCCTGACCGGATCAGCACAGATTATATATTTTCAATATCTCAGGATCAAACGGGTAAACTCTGGATGGCTACTGTTGGTGGAGTAACTGTTTTTGATCCACTCACAGAACAATTTACTTATCATCGAAATGATGATACCAACCCCACAAGTATTAATGACAAGATCATTCTTTCTGTTTTTATTGATAAGCAGGGGTTGGTGTGGGCCGGCTCTGAGTCTAAAGGGATTAGCATTTATAAACCCAATCAAATCCGGTTTGAGCAATTCAATCACGAGTCTGGCAATACACAGGGACCTAGCGGTAATGGTGTTTACTCTTTTGACGAAGATGAAACGGGTGACATCTGGTTTACGACCCTGCCAGGAGGAACGAATAGATATGATCCTGTATCAGGGGATTTCAGATATTACCAGTCGGATGATAGCAAACGGGGTGTCTGGAGTATGACTTATGCCATGCAAGTTATGATTGATCAATTTGGTATGGTCTGGATTGGAACTGCTGTCGCTGGCCTTTCACAAGTTGATCCTCAAAGTGGACAGCGCCTGCATCTATATCATAATAGCAAAAGACCCAACAGTCTAAGCGGACATTCGGTCCATGCTCTTCTTGAGAGCAGTAAAGGTACCATCTGGGTTGGCACCCAAGATAATGGGCTCAACAGATTTAATCGAGAAGCAAATAATTTTAGTATTTATCAACATGACCCAGGTGACAGCTCCAGTATAAGTGGAAATTGCATAATGGCCCTACTGGAGGATCAGGACAGTGTTCTTTGGATAGGTACTACTCAGGGGGGACTGAATCGCTATGATCCAGAAACCGAGAGTTTTACAGCATATAAACACTCACCAAATAATAGTAATAGTCCAGGGAGTAATAGTGTTCTGGCACTTTATGAAGACACCCATAACAATCTCTGGATTGGAACACGAGGGGGTGGTCTCAATAAGCTTGACCCTACCCGTAAACAATTTTCAATATTGGATCTAGGTTTTGAAAATACAGATATCATTATCTATAGTATTCAGGAAGATGATCATGGATTTCTTTGGTTGTCTACCAATGATGGATTGATGAAAGCTGATCCTGAGAAAGGTTTTCTTAATCGTTATACCAGGGATGATGGACTTCAGGGTAATGAATTTTTGTATGGCTCCAGCTTAAGGGATAAAAAGGGATTTATGTATTTCGGGGGTGCTAACGGCTTTAATCGCTTTCATCCCGATTCTATTCTAAACAATCCCCATATTCCACCAGTTGTCATTACTGATTTTAAGATTAATTATGTGGATGTTCCTATTGGGGAAATGTCAGATGGTCGCAGAATTTTAACTCGCTCAATCACCGAAACTCAAGCCATTACAATAGGACACCAGGATAAAACAATCTCCTTTACCTACGCTGCCCTTGATTTTTCTGATCCCCAACGCAATCGTTATGCTTATAAGCTTGATAATTTTAATGAGGATTGGATTCAAGCTGGCTCCGATAATGATATCACTTACACCAGTTTGGAGCCGGGGGATTATGTTTTCCATGTGAAAGCCAGCAACAATGATGGTTTATGGAATGAGGCAGGAGTGTCCCTGGCCATTACGGTTCTGCCACCCTTCTGGGAAACCTGGTGGTTCAGATTATTGACATCTCTGATATTAATTTTGATGGTCTTTGTCTATGTTCGTCTCCGAATCAAGCGGGTGGAGGCCGAGAAAAGAAAACTGCAGAAACTGGTTAAGGAGCGAACGGCTGAGTTAAAAGTTGAAATTGAAGAACGTCAAAAAGTTGAAACTGAAAAAATGCAGCTGAAGGTTGATCATTTAAAGCGAGAACTGGTGAGCAAATCAATTTGTGCCACCGAAAAACAGGAAATCATGAACAACCTGTTTAAAGAACTCAAGGATATCCAAAAGATGGATGCCAATGAGATGCGCAAACGCTTTAATGGAGTTGTCAGATATTTTAAAAATTTATTCATATCTGATCAGGACTGGGATGAATTTGAGAAGTGGTTTACGGAAGTGCATCCTGATTTTTTTGAAAATCTGCGACAAAACCACAGTGAACTTTCTCAACGGGAGGTCAAAGTTTGTGCTCTGCTCCGTCTAAACCTTTCATCAAAAGAAATTGCTAACCTTTTAAATGTTCAGCTGAATACTGTTGAAATTTACCGTCACCGCATTCGTAAAAAAATAGGCTTAACCCAAAAAGTAAATTTGAGTCACTATTTTGCTGAGTTTTAA